A region from the Nocardioides coralli genome encodes:
- a CDS encoding GNAT family N-acetyltransferase: MDGAVHLTILDRGHELSGVVRPGESWAAAARRTCASLHVTPVPIDLSGEVKRFVVDHDRVVALRAMGRGDLPDVARWRAADHVRPWFDADGEPTLEAVTEHYGPRIDGVEPTRMWVVEVNGRSVGFCQDYRLRDHPDYAALSPDPDAVGVDYVIGEAHLVGQGIGTVMLWTWLHRSRKRYPDVTSYFSAPDHRNGASLRVLEKVGFVQGTWFDQPRADGSTVTLVGCTLDVASVVG; this comes from the coding sequence GTGGACGGCGCCGTGCACCTGACGATCCTCGACCGGGGTCATGAGCTCTCCGGGGTGGTGCGACCCGGTGAGTCCTGGGCGGCCGCGGCCCGGCGTACCTGCGCCAGCCTGCACGTAACCCCCGTGCCGATCGACCTGTCGGGGGAGGTGAAGCGCTTCGTCGTCGACCACGACCGGGTCGTGGCGCTGCGCGCGATGGGACGCGGTGACCTGCCCGACGTGGCGCGGTGGCGTGCCGCTGACCACGTCCGGCCCTGGTTCGACGCCGACGGTGAGCCGACGCTGGAGGCGGTCACCGAGCACTACGGCCCGCGCATCGACGGTGTCGAGCCCACCCGGATGTGGGTGGTCGAGGTCAACGGCCGCTCGGTGGGCTTCTGCCAGGACTACCGGCTGCGGGACCACCCGGACTACGCGGCCCTGAGTCCCGACCCCGACGCTGTCGGCGTCGACTACGTGATCGGGGAGGCTCACCTGGTCGGCCAAGGGATCGGCACGGTGATGCTGTGGACCTGGCTCCACCGGTCCCGCAAGCGCTACCCCGACGTGACCAGCTACTTCTCCGCCCCCGACCACCGCAACGGCGCCAGCCTGCGGGTGCTGGAGAAGGTGGGCTTCGTCCAGGGCACGTGGTTCGACCAGCCGCGCGCCGACGGGTCCACCGTCACCCTCGTCGGCTGCACCCTCGACGTCGCGAGCGTGGTCGGATGA
- a CDS encoding sirohydrochlorin chelatase, with the protein MAAPALVALAHGSRDPRSAATIGALVDEVTKLRPDLTVEKAFLELSRPGFQTVVDRLVRKGHEEIVVVPLLLTQAYHAKVDVPRAVAEATARHPGLKITTSRILGLEAQFLEILDQRMREALKAARVRELDALVLAGAGSSDAVANQSVARLARLWGTHHRLPVTAAFASASPPSTGEAVRAFRAEGRRHIAVASLFLAPGFLPDRARELALEAGAVAVSDPLGAHPELARSVLARYAVGAVELVPV; encoded by the coding sequence ATGGCTGCTCCGGCACTGGTGGCACTCGCCCACGGAAGCCGCGACCCCCGGTCGGCGGCGACGATCGGCGCGCTGGTCGACGAGGTCACGAAGCTGCGACCCGACCTGACGGTCGAGAAGGCGTTCCTCGAGCTCTCGCGTCCCGGATTCCAGACGGTCGTGGACCGCCTGGTCCGGAAGGGCCACGAGGAGATCGTCGTCGTCCCGCTGCTGCTCACACAGGCCTACCACGCGAAGGTCGACGTCCCCCGCGCGGTGGCCGAGGCGACCGCACGGCACCCGGGGCTGAAGATCACCACCTCGAGGATCCTCGGCCTCGAGGCGCAGTTCCTGGAGATCCTCGACCAGCGGATGCGCGAGGCGCTGAAGGCTGCGCGCGTCCGGGAGCTCGATGCGCTCGTCCTCGCCGGCGCCGGCTCCTCCGACGCGGTCGCCAACCAGTCGGTCGCACGACTGGCCCGGCTCTGGGGCACCCACCACAGGCTCCCCGTGACCGCGGCCTTCGCCTCGGCCTCGCCGCCGAGCACCGGGGAGGCCGTGCGCGCGTTCCGCGCCGAGGGACGCCGCCACATCGCGGTGGCGTCGCTGTTCCTGGCCCCGGGGTTCCTGCCCGACCGCGCACGGGAGCTCGCGCTGGAGGCGGGGGCGGTGGCGGTCTCCGACCCGCTGGGCGCCCACCCGGAGCTGGCACGGTCCGTGCTGGCGCGGTACGCCGTGGGTGCGGTGGAGCTGGTCCCGGTCTGA
- a CDS encoding PPK2 family polyphosphate kinase, with protein sequence MTDVRILDATRVPHGPVDLGAIATDTTPGFDGDKDEGKAALAELGEELSELQERLWAEGTAGSDRRVLLVLQGMDTSGKGGVLRHTVGLIDPQGVRIKAFKAPTDEELEHDFLWRIRRELPPPGYVGVFDRSHYEDVLIGRVRELASPEEIERRYDAINDFEQEVTAAGTTILKCMLHVSPEEQKSRLLRRLERPDKHWKYNPGDIDERGRWSAYREAYEIALERTNTAVAPWHVIPADRKWYRNLAVGHLLLDTLRLLAPQWPTADFDVAEEHRRLAEEDPVA encoded by the coding sequence ATGACGGACGTCCGCATCCTCGACGCGACCCGCGTGCCCCACGGCCCGGTCGACCTCGGCGCGATCGCCACCGACACCACCCCCGGTTTCGACGGCGACAAGGACGAGGGCAAGGCCGCCCTCGCCGAGCTCGGTGAGGAGCTCTCCGAGCTCCAGGAGCGGCTGTGGGCCGAGGGCACCGCCGGTTCGGACCGGCGGGTGCTGCTGGTCCTGCAGGGGATGGACACCTCCGGCAAGGGCGGGGTGCTCCGCCACACCGTGGGGTTGATCGACCCGCAGGGCGTGCGGATCAAGGCCTTCAAGGCGCCGACGGACGAGGAGCTCGAGCACGACTTCCTGTGGCGGATCCGCCGCGAGCTCCCGCCGCCGGGCTACGTGGGGGTCTTCGACCGCTCCCACTACGAGGACGTGCTGATCGGCCGGGTGCGCGAGCTGGCCTCGCCGGAGGAGATCGAACGGCGCTACGACGCGATCAACGACTTCGAGCAGGAGGTCACGGCCGCCGGCACGACGATCCTCAAGTGCATGCTGCACGTGAGCCCCGAGGAGCAGAAGTCGCGGCTGCTGCGGCGGTTGGAGCGTCCCGACAAGCACTGGAAGTACAACCCCGGCGACATCGACGAGCGGGGCCGCTGGTCGGCCTACCGGGAGGCCTACGAGATCGCGCTGGAGCGGACCAACACCGCCGTCGCCCCGTGGCACGTCATCCCCGCCGACCGCAAGTGGTACCGCAACCTCGCGGTCGGGCACCTGCTGCTCGACACGCTGCGGCTCCTCGCCCCGCAGTGGCCGACGGCCGACTTCGACGTGGCCGAGGAGCACCGCCGGCTCGCCGAGGAGGACCCCGTCGCGTGA
- a CDS encoding MOSC domain-containing protein — protein sequence MTATSSRTVVGIRRYPVKAMVGESLPRAALDGRGLVGDRALAVADGEGRFASLKDTRRFRRRDAVAGYRATTRDDGAVEVSHGTASWQVGDPALDQELGRACGTPVSVVAEAAVPHHDDGAVSLVGTASLRWCADRWGVDADPRRLRVNLLVETAEPFEEESWLGESLRVGGVTLRVVQRVERCRTIDVAQDGLAEGERWLKRLGAERDLRLAVYADVVDPGVIRLRDTVTRG from the coding sequence GTGACCGCCACGAGCAGCCGGACGGTGGTCGGCATCCGGCGCTACCCGGTGAAGGCCATGGTCGGCGAGTCACTGCCGCGTGCGGCCCTCGACGGCCGGGGACTCGTCGGCGACCGTGCCCTCGCCGTGGCCGACGGTGAGGGCCGGTTCGCCTCGCTCAAGGACACCCGGCGGTTCCGGCGCCGCGATGCGGTGGCCGGCTACCGCGCCACGACGCGGGACGACGGTGCGGTGGAGGTCTCGCACGGCACCGCGTCCTGGCAGGTCGGCGACCCCGCCCTCGACCAGGAGCTGGGCCGGGCGTGCGGTACGCCGGTCTCCGTCGTGGCGGAGGCAGCGGTGCCCCACCACGACGACGGTGCTGTCTCCCTGGTGGGCACGGCATCGCTCCGCTGGTGCGCAGACCGCTGGGGCGTGGACGCCGACCCCCGGCGGCTCCGCGTCAACCTGCTGGTCGAGACCGCCGAGCCGTTCGAGGAGGAGTCGTGGCTCGGTGAGTCCCTCAGGGTCGGGGGCGTCACCCTGCGGGTGGTGCAACGCGTCGAGCGCTGCCGGACCATCGACGTCGCCCAGGACGGCCTGGCCGAGGGTGAGCGGTGGTTGAAGCGGCTCGGCGCGGAGCGTGACCTGCGGCTGGCCGTCTACGCCGACGTCGTCGACCCCGGCGTCATCCGGCTCCGCGACACCGTGACCCGGGGGTGA
- the recA gene encoding recombinase RecA, with product MAGGDREKALDVALASIEKQFGKGSVMRLGDETRAPLEVIPTGSIALDVALGLGGLPRGRVVEIYGPESSGKTTVALHAVANAQRAGGIVAFIDAEHALDPEYAKNLGVDTDALLVSQPDSGEQALEIADMLVRSGALDLIVIDSVAALVPRAEIEGEMGDSHVGLQARLMSQALRKMTGALNASGTTAIFINQLREKIGVMFGSPETTTGGRALKFYASVRLDVRRIETLKDGTDMVGNRTRCKVVKNKVAPPFKQAEFDIMYGKGISREGGLIDVGVEAGLVRKAGAWFTYEGDQLGQGKENARTFLRDNPDLANELEKRILEKLGVGPQVDTPSDDLSDEPIGINDF from the coding sequence ATGGCTGGTGGAGACCGCGAGAAGGCGCTCGACGTAGCGCTCGCAAGCATCGAGAAGCAGTTCGGCAAGGGGTCGGTGATGCGCCTCGGCGACGAGACCCGCGCACCCCTGGAGGTCATCCCCACCGGGTCGATCGCGCTCGACGTGGCGCTGGGCCTCGGCGGCCTGCCCCGCGGCCGGGTGGTCGAGATCTACGGCCCCGAGTCCTCCGGAAAGACCACGGTCGCCCTGCACGCGGTGGCCAACGCCCAGCGCGCCGGCGGCATCGTCGCGTTCATCGACGCCGAGCACGCACTCGACCCGGAGTACGCCAAGAACCTCGGCGTCGACACCGACGCCCTGCTGGTCAGCCAGCCCGACTCCGGGGAGCAGGCGCTCGAGATCGCCGACATGCTGGTCCGGTCCGGGGCGCTCGACCTCATCGTCATCGACTCGGTGGCAGCCCTGGTGCCCCGGGCGGAGATCGAGGGCGAGATGGGCGACAGCCACGTCGGCCTGCAGGCCCGGCTGATGAGCCAGGCGCTGCGGAAGATGACCGGCGCCCTCAACGCGTCCGGCACCACCGCGATCTTCATCAACCAGCTGCGCGAGAAGATCGGCGTGATGTTCGGCTCGCCCGAGACCACGACCGGCGGCCGGGCGCTGAAGTTCTACGCCTCGGTGCGCCTCGACGTCCGCCGGATCGAGACCCTCAAGGACGGCACCGACATGGTCGGCAACCGCACCCGGTGCAAGGTCGTCAAGAACAAGGTCGCCCCGCCGTTCAAGCAGGCGGAGTTCGACATCATGTACGGCAAGGGCATCTCTCGCGAGGGGGGCCTGATCGACGTGGGTGTCGAGGCGGGGCTGGTGCGCAAGGCGGGCGCCTGGTTCACCTACGAGGGCGACCAGCTCGGCCAGGGCAAGGAGAACGCCCGCACCTTCCTGCGCGACAACCCCGACCTCGCCAACGAGCTCGAGAAGCGGATCCTCGAGAAGCTCGGCGTCGGGCCGCAGGTCGACACCCCGTCCGACGACCTGTCCGACGAGCCGATCGGGATCAATGACTTCTGA
- a CDS encoding molybdopterin-dependent oxidoreductase, translated as MKIPAETDFGSRLRSPAVASRVGLWLGVCFGLCFVTGLVSHYAQAGSQPVPFPTSPAWGYRVTQGVHVLAGTAAVPLLLVKLWSVYPRLFRLPARRPSRALLLDLAEKGSIAVLVSAAVFQLAGGLANSTQWYPWAFSFRSTHYAMAWVAVGALLVHVAVKLPVIRETLAGDINDAERDRVSATEPGALSRRGLVRTTLGASVVAVLATAGATVPFLRRVSVLGVTTGDGPGGVPINRTAAEAGVDPAATGAEFRLTVVHGDREVQLSREELLAMPQHTEELPIACVEGWSASGSWTGVRVRDLLALVDAPPDSDIRVSSLQTRFAFGTSRLWGNFVEDERTLLALALAGEPLSLDHGFPCRIIAPNRPGVRQTKWVDRLEVL; from the coding sequence GTGAAGATCCCGGCCGAGACCGACTTCGGCTCCCGGCTGCGGAGCCCGGCCGTCGCGTCCCGCGTCGGTCTCTGGCTCGGGGTCTGCTTCGGGCTGTGCTTCGTGACGGGCCTGGTCAGCCACTACGCGCAGGCCGGGTCGCAACCGGTGCCGTTCCCCACCAGTCCGGCGTGGGGCTACCGGGTCACCCAGGGAGTGCACGTGCTCGCCGGCACGGCGGCCGTCCCGCTGCTGCTGGTCAAGCTCTGGTCGGTCTACCCCCGGTTGTTCCGGCTGCCGGCCCGCCGGCCGAGCCGGGCCCTGCTCCTCGACCTCGCCGAGAAGGGGTCCATCGCGGTGCTCGTCTCCGCCGCCGTGTTCCAGCTGGCCGGCGGCCTGGCCAACTCCACGCAGTGGTACCCGTGGGCCTTCTCCTTCCGCTCCACCCACTACGCGATGGCCTGGGTCGCGGTCGGCGCCCTGCTGGTGCACGTGGCGGTCAAGCTGCCGGTCATCCGCGAGACGCTCGCCGGAGACATCAACGACGCGGAGCGGGACCGGGTGTCCGCGACGGAGCCGGGCGCCCTGTCGCGCCGCGGCCTGGTGCGCACGACCCTCGGCGCGTCGGTCGTCGCCGTCCTCGCCACCGCCGGCGCGACGGTGCCCTTCCTGCGCCGGGTCTCGGTCCTCGGAGTCACCACGGGCGACGGGCCCGGGGGTGTGCCGATCAACCGCACCGCGGCCGAGGCCGGTGTCGACCCCGCCGCCACCGGAGCGGAGTTCCGGCTGACGGTGGTGCACGGCGACCGGGAGGTGCAGCTCTCCCGGGAGGAGCTGCTGGCGATGCCTCAGCACACCGAGGAGCTGCCGATCGCCTGCGTGGAGGGCTGGAGTGCCAGCGGCTCGTGGACCGGCGTCCGGGTGCGTGACCTGCTGGCGCTGGTCGACGCGCCCCCCGACTCCGACATCCGGGTCAGCTCGCTGCAGACCCGGTTCGCCTTCGGCACCTCCCGGCTGTGGGGCAACTTCGTCGAGGACGAGCGGACCCTGCTGGCGCTCGCGCTCGCCGGCGAGCCGCTCTCCCTCGACCACGGCTTCCCGTGCCGGATCATCGCCCCCAACCGCCCCGGGGTCCGGCAGACCAAGTGGGTCGACCGGTTGGAGGTCCTGTGA
- a CDS encoding HipA family kinase: MIATVEVTRYVTPLREGGSLPGIVEGDDLGTYVCKFRGAGQGVRVLVAEVVVAELARRLGLDTPRTVCLQLDPEIARYEADEEVQDLLKASAGPNLGVDFLPGAFGFDGEASLDSAVAARVLWLDAFCANVDRSWRNPNLLVWHGDLWLIDHGASLYFHHAWPGGIGDPARFATQPWDPTDHILHRHLAELPAIDGDLRTRLDDDALVAALDQVPDVWLEPVPGADSPAELRSAYVAFLRARRESRAWLPEAMS, from the coding sequence GTGATCGCCACGGTCGAGGTCACTCGTTACGTCACACCGCTGCGGGAGGGCGGCTCGCTGCCCGGGATCGTCGAGGGTGACGACCTCGGCACCTACGTCTGCAAGTTCCGCGGCGCCGGGCAGGGCGTGCGCGTGCTGGTGGCCGAGGTGGTCGTGGCCGAGCTCGCCCGCCGGCTCGGACTCGACACCCCGCGCACCGTCTGCCTCCAGCTCGACCCCGAGATCGCGCGCTACGAGGCCGACGAGGAGGTCCAGGACCTGCTCAAGGCCAGCGCCGGGCCCAACCTGGGGGTCGACTTCCTGCCGGGAGCCTTCGGTTTCGACGGCGAGGCCTCGCTGGATTCGGCCGTCGCCGCGCGCGTCCTGTGGCTCGACGCGTTCTGCGCCAACGTGGACCGCAGCTGGCGCAACCCCAACCTGCTGGTGTGGCACGGCGACCTGTGGCTGATCGACCACGGCGCCTCGCTCTACTTCCACCACGCCTGGCCGGGCGGGATCGGTGACCCGGCCCGCTTCGCGACCCAGCCGTGGGACCCCACCGACCACATCCTCCACCGCCACCTGGCCGAGCTCCCGGCCATCGACGGCGACCTGCGCACACGGCTCGACGACGACGCGCTGGTCGCAGCGCTCGACCAGGTGCCCGACGTCTGGCTCGAGCCGGTGCCGGGCGCCGACTCCCCGGCGGAGCTGCGGTCGGCGTACGTCGCCTTCCTCCGGGCGCGTCGGGAGAGCCGTGCCTGGCTCCCGGAGGCCATGTCGTGA
- a CDS encoding response regulator transcription factor has product MACVLVVDDDPTVREVVVSYLRAGGHDVLEAADGGAALRHAGERDPDLVVLDLMLPDVDGLEVCRRLRASRDVPVIMLTALGGEADRVVGLERGADDYVTKPFSPRELALRVDSVLRRSGERTEAVPERLVDGDLVVDTARHEVTLAGEQLALTGREFDLLRFLVANAGRVFTREQLLAEVWGWSFGDQSTVTVHVRRLREKVEPDPTRPSRLLTVWGVGYRWEAAA; this is encoded by the coding sequence GTGGCGTGCGTGCTGGTGGTTGACGACGACCCCACGGTCCGCGAGGTGGTGGTGTCCTACCTGCGTGCCGGTGGCCACGACGTCCTCGAGGCGGCCGACGGCGGGGCGGCACTGCGCCACGCCGGCGAGCGGGACCCGGACCTGGTGGTGCTCGACCTGATGCTGCCCGACGTCGACGGCCTCGAGGTCTGTCGCCGGCTGCGGGCCTCGCGCGACGTCCCGGTCATCATGCTCACGGCGCTCGGCGGCGAGGCCGACCGGGTCGTGGGGCTCGAGCGGGGTGCCGACGACTACGTCACCAAGCCGTTCAGCCCGCGCGAGCTCGCGCTCCGCGTCGACTCGGTGCTGCGCCGCTCCGGCGAGCGCACGGAGGCGGTCCCCGAACGCCTCGTCGACGGCGACCTCGTCGTCGACACCGCGCGGCACGAGGTAACCCTGGCGGGCGAGCAGCTCGCGCTGACGGGCCGGGAGTTCGACCTGCTCCGCTTCCTGGTCGCCAACGCGGGCCGGGTCTTCACGCGGGAGCAGCTGCTGGCGGAGGTGTGGGGGTGGTCCTTCGGCGACCAGTCCACCGTCACCGTCCACGTCCGGCGGCTCCGGGAGAAGGTGGAGCCCGACCCGACCCGACCCTCGCGGCTGCTGACCGTGTGGGGCGTGGGCTACCGGTGGGAGGCGGCGGCATGA
- a CDS encoding sensor histidine kinase, translated as MSELVQIALVAGAWAGGVGLAGLVLAWVLRRGSLRWQTAAVALVAVAAVVAGMLGTARAMFISEHDLGVVLVVGLVAGVVALLVAMAVGGAFARWSSRLQEQARLVGHESGVPPGAGGPAELRELADELARTSARLAESRTREQRLEAARRDLVSWVSHDLRTPLAGMRAMTEALEDGLAEDPARYHRQIRTEVDRMVRMVDDLFEVSRLHAGVMLLSPEPLVLGDVVSDAIAAADPVAREHGVRLGGTVADGLRVTADPDGMSRIVANLVMNAIRHTPADGVVEIRGGAVDGGVELTVTDGCGGLPEEVRDRVFDVAWQGESARTPAARPEEFGAGAGLGLAIVKGLVEAHRGRVEVENRPPGCRFRVVLPAAPG; from the coding sequence ATGAGCGAGCTCGTGCAGATCGCGCTGGTGGCCGGTGCCTGGGCCGGTGGTGTCGGGCTGGCCGGCCTGGTGCTGGCCTGGGTGCTGCGGCGCGGGTCGCTCCGCTGGCAGACCGCAGCCGTCGCCCTGGTGGCCGTGGCCGCCGTGGTGGCGGGGATGCTCGGCACGGCACGGGCGATGTTCATCTCCGAGCACGACCTCGGCGTGGTGCTCGTGGTGGGGCTCGTCGCCGGGGTGGTCGCGCTGCTGGTCGCCATGGCCGTCGGCGGAGCCTTCGCGCGGTGGTCCTCCCGGCTGCAGGAGCAGGCCCGCCTCGTCGGGCACGAGTCCGGCGTACCACCCGGGGCCGGGGGGCCGGCCGAGCTGCGCGAGCTGGCCGACGAGCTGGCCCGCACCAGCGCCCGGCTCGCCGAGTCGCGCACCCGCGAGCAGCGGCTGGAGGCCGCCCGGCGCGACCTGGTGTCGTGGGTCTCCCACGACCTGCGCACGCCGCTCGCGGGGATGCGGGCGATGACCGAGGCGCTCGAGGACGGGCTCGCCGAGGACCCGGCGCGCTACCACCGGCAGATCCGCACCGAGGTCGACCGCATGGTGCGCATGGTCGACGACCTCTTCGAGGTCTCCCGGCTGCACGCCGGGGTGATGCTCCTCTCGCCCGAGCCGTTGGTGCTCGGTGACGTCGTGAGCGACGCGATCGCCGCCGCCGACCCCGTCGCGCGCGAGCACGGGGTCCGCCTCGGCGGCACCGTCGCCGACGGTCTCCGGGTCACGGCGGATCCCGACGGGATGTCACGGATCGTGGCCAACCTCGTCATGAACGCGATCCGCCACACCCCGGCCGACGGCGTGGTCGAGATCCGGGGCGGGGCGGTCGACGGCGGGGTGGAGCTGACGGTGACCGACGGCTGTGGCGGGCTGCCCGAGGAGGTGCGTGACCGGGTCTTCGACGTGGCGTGGCAGGGCGAGTCGGCCCGCACCCCGGCGGCGCGGCCGGAGGAGTTCGGCGCGGGCGCGGGGCTCGGGCTGGCCATCGTCAAGGGTCTGGTGGAGGCCCACCGCGGCCGGGTGGAGGTCGAGAACCGGCCACCGGGCTGCCGCTTCCGCGTGGTGCTGCCGGCGGCGCCGGGCTGA
- a CDS encoding regulatory protein RecX — protein MQQNEERWRGDVRLGVEAWVGSQPPPEDPEAAGPDADPESVARKILLDQLTGRARSRQELADKLAQRNVPTEIATRLLDRFEEVGLVDDAAFARQWVEGRQAARGLAPRALAQELRRKGVDDGVAREAIDQIDRDAQDEAARALVRKRLRSLARFDEATRTRRLVGMLARKGYDAGLAHAVVRDELGAETPPLD, from the coding sequence GTGCAGCAGAACGAGGAGCGCTGGCGCGGTGACGTCCGGCTCGGGGTCGAGGCGTGGGTCGGCAGCCAGCCGCCCCCCGAGGACCCCGAGGCGGCCGGCCCCGACGCCGACCCCGAGTCGGTGGCCCGGAAGATCCTGCTCGACCAGCTGACTGGCCGCGCACGCTCCCGACAGGAGCTGGCCGACAAGCTCGCCCAGCGCAACGTCCCGACCGAGATCGCGACCCGGCTGCTCGACCGCTTCGAGGAGGTCGGTCTGGTCGACGACGCCGCCTTCGCCCGGCAGTGGGTCGAGGGACGCCAGGCCGCCCGGGGCCTCGCGCCCCGGGCGCTGGCCCAGGAGCTGCGGCGCAAGGGAGTCGACGACGGAGTCGCGCGGGAGGCGATCGACCAGATCGACCGTGACGCCCAGGACGAGGCTGCGCGGGCCCTCGTGCGCAAGCGGTTGCGCAGCCTGGCCCGGTTCGACGAAGCGACGCGCACCCGCCGCCTGGTGGGGATGCTCGCCCGCAAGGGGTACGACGCGGGCCTCGCGCACGCCGTGGTCCGCGACGAGCTCGGAGCCGAGACGCCGCCGCTGGACTAG
- a CDS encoding class I SAM-dependent DNA methyltransferase: MSEVMRDDRPFATVYTAALRGTGCHVEWLDDDLTPLPVTEWRRTADGSDRVLLDHCLGDTLDLGCGPGRMGEYLVRRGHRVLGVDIVAEAAHQATSRGLETWVGDVFDPLPREGSWQTALLADGNIGIGGDPTALLRRVRELVAPGGRVVVDLRPPGRGVRHRWARIRTDHATSRPFRWALVSADAVAALAATAGFPGAAVRVHEGRWYAVLGDRR; this comes from the coding sequence GTGAGCGAGGTGATGCGGGACGACCGGCCCTTCGCCACGGTCTACACGGCGGCACTCCGGGGTACCGGCTGCCACGTCGAGTGGCTCGACGACGACCTCACCCCGCTGCCGGTGACCGAGTGGCGGCGTACGGCCGACGGGTCGGACCGCGTGCTGCTCGACCACTGCCTCGGGGACACCCTCGACCTCGGCTGCGGGCCGGGACGGATGGGGGAGTACCTCGTCCGGCGCGGACACCGCGTGCTCGGCGTGGACATCGTCGCGGAGGCCGCCCACCAGGCGACGAGCCGCGGGTTGGAGACCTGGGTGGGTGACGTCTTCGACCCGCTGCCACGGGAGGGCAGCTGGCAGACCGCGCTGCTCGCCGACGGCAACATCGGCATCGGTGGTGACCCGACCGCCCTGCTCCGGCGGGTGCGGGAGCTGGTGGCGCCCGGCGGCCGGGTCGTGGTCGACCTGCGGCCGCCCGGCCGGGGCGTCCGGCACCGGTGGGCCAGGATCCGCACCGACCACGCGACGAGCCGGCCGTTCCGGTGGGCGCTGGTCTCGGCCGACGCCGTCGCAGCGCTCGCCGCCACCGCCGGCTTCCCGGGAGCCGCGGTCCGCGTCCACGAGGGGCGCTGGTACGCCGTGCTGGGTGACCGCCGGTGA
- a CDS encoding phosphoadenylyl-sulfate reductase, whose translation MTAATTRLAHANRGTHTDGRSPEQLRELVSHVGAELELAPAEVIIEWAVATFGERFCITSSMGDAVLAHLAAQVAPGIDVVFLDTGYHFAETLGTRDAVAGTLPVTVVTAEPGQTVAEQDVTHGADLYRTDPDLCCELRKVAPLNAALASYDAWATGLRRAETRDRVIAPVVGWDARKQKVKVSPLARWSDDQVERYIADNGVLVNPLVYDGYPSIGCWPCTRRVAPGDDPRSGRWAGTSKTECGIH comes from the coding sequence GTGACCGCGGCCACCACCCGGCTGGCGCACGCCAACCGGGGAACCCACACCGACGGCCGCTCCCCCGAGCAGCTGCGCGAGCTGGTCTCCCACGTCGGCGCCGAGCTCGAGCTCGCGCCGGCCGAGGTGATCATCGAGTGGGCGGTCGCCACCTTCGGCGAGCGCTTCTGCATCACCTCCTCGATGGGCGACGCGGTGCTGGCCCACCTCGCCGCGCAGGTCGCGCCCGGCATCGACGTGGTCTTCCTCGACACCGGCTACCACTTCGCGGAGACCCTCGGCACGCGCGACGCCGTCGCCGGCACCCTGCCGGTCACCGTCGTGACCGCCGAGCCCGGGCAGACCGTGGCCGAGCAGGACGTCACCCACGGCGCCGACCTCTACCGGACCGACCCCGACCTGTGCTGCGAGCTGCGCAAGGTCGCGCCGCTCAACGCGGCCCTCGCGTCGTACGACGCCTGGGCGACCGGCCTCCGCCGCGCCGAGACCCGCGACCGGGTCATCGCGCCGGTGGTCGGCTGGGACGCCCGCAAGCAGAAGGTGAAGGTGTCTCCCCTGGCGCGCTGGAGCGACGACCAGGTGGAGCGTTACATCGCGGACAACGGCGTCCTGGTCAATCCATTGGTCTACGACGGGTACCCGTCGATCGGTTGCTGGCCCTGCACCCGCAGGGTGGCGCCGGGCGACGATCCGCGCAGCGGTCGCTGGGCGGGTACCTCCAAGACCGAGTGCGGGATCCACTGA
- a CDS encoding DUF3037 domain-containing protein codes for MTPGRLPYQYVVLRCVPRPDREEFVNVGVVVFCEATGYLEVACHVDEARLRSLDPRVDLEQVRAGLEFAAGVSAGDPAVGDAARAPLGQRFGFLKAPRSTVIQPGPVHGGITADPARQLEHLLERLVG; via the coding sequence GTGACGCCCGGCCGGCTGCCCTACCAGTACGTCGTGCTCCGGTGCGTCCCGCGACCGGACCGCGAGGAGTTCGTCAACGTCGGGGTGGTGGTGTTCTGCGAGGCGACCGGCTACCTCGAGGTGGCCTGCCACGTGGACGAGGCCCGGCTGCGGTCCCTCGACCCGCGCGTGGATCTCGAGCAGGTGCGCGCCGGGCTGGAGTTCGCCGCCGGGGTCTCCGCCGGCGACCCGGCCGTCGGCGACGCCGCCCGGGCACCCCTGGGCCAACGGTTCGGCTTCCTCAAGGCCCCGCGGAGCACGGTGATCCAGCCCGGACCGGTCCACGGCGGCATCACGGCGGACCCCGCCCGCCAGCTGGAGCACCTGCTGGAGCGCCTCGTCGGCTGA